One region of Pseudomonas alvandae genomic DNA includes:
- a CDS encoding type VI secretion system Vgr family protein, protein MFAPANLPRFTLTLDSGPNDLKVLEFKGKEAISQPYCFELELVSERPDLPLEELLHRQAFLGFDDRGGGIHGQVYAVAQGDSGKRLTRYQITLVPRLAYLRHRINQRIFQHLSVPDIVALVLKDHGILADAFQFSLGGQYPEREYCVQYGESDLVFIERLCAEVGIHYHFRHSPDGHLLVFGDDQTVFSRLPESTLYLPGSGMAAVEPAIKRLAVRLQTGTTAVTLRGYDFRKPGLLLQANFDSQRLPTLENYHYPGQFTDRDDGKHSVRRTLERHGADGHLAEGDCDDSAFVSGHFMRIKEHPRTQWNDLWLLTQVDHHGRQPQVLEETASAGRDEFQGYRNAFLATPWEVFFRPPLQHKKPSVNGFQPAVVTGPVDSEIHCDEFGRVKVQLVWDRDGERDEHSSCWLRVATGWAHDRYGSVMIPRVGMEVLVGFMDGDVDKPLVVGCLPNGANPVPLDLPADKTRSILRSQSSPGGGGYNELRIEDRKGAEEIYLRAQRNWTQHVLHDQRVQVDHERSIVVSGLSRHELKGGEQRTTEGRRQVEVRQDDHLMVTGDRHIRVANQALNAAGGFSVSAGQQVVLEAGASATVQAGGHWINIGPGGIFSSVPIQVGGAPMVATSADPVAPGALEKLAAAPAPRLSHAQIQSLKSPAPFCEECECCKDGACDLSPPGGQSKRQAPAPDSAKSVEPGFHIVERAMPRSELERWLFMESGVSLPSNFNRLNPQQRVHLGGHRRSHVRPAPGQLEKQHGGAGTTAPAHL, encoded by the coding sequence ATGTTCGCGCCTGCCAACCTACCGCGTTTCACGCTGACGCTCGACAGCGGGCCAAACGACCTCAAGGTGCTTGAGTTCAAAGGCAAGGAAGCCATCAGCCAGCCTTACTGCTTCGAGTTGGAGCTGGTCAGCGAGCGGCCTGACCTGCCGCTGGAGGAACTGCTTCATCGCCAGGCTTTCCTGGGCTTCGATGACCGGGGCGGTGGCATTCACGGCCAGGTCTATGCTGTGGCCCAAGGCGACTCGGGCAAGCGGCTGACCCGCTATCAAATCACGCTGGTGCCTCGCCTGGCGTACTTGCGTCATCGCATCAACCAACGGATTTTCCAGCACCTGAGCGTGCCGGATATCGTGGCCCTCGTTCTGAAGGACCACGGCATCCTGGCCGATGCCTTCCAGTTCAGCCTTGGCGGACAATATCCCGAGCGTGAATATTGCGTGCAGTACGGCGAAAGCGACCTGGTTTTCATTGAGCGTCTTTGCGCCGAAGTCGGCATTCATTACCACTTCCGCCACAGCCCTGACGGCCATCTGCTGGTGTTCGGTGATGACCAGACGGTGTTCTCGCGCTTGCCCGAATCCACGTTGTATCTGCCTGGCAGTGGCATGGCCGCCGTCGAGCCGGCCATCAAGCGCTTGGCGGTGCGGCTCCAGACCGGCACCACGGCCGTGACATTGCGCGGCTATGACTTTCGCAAGCCTGGCCTGCTATTGCAGGCCAATTTCGACAGCCAGAGACTTCCGACGCTGGAAAACTATCACTACCCAGGTCAGTTCACCGACCGCGACGATGGCAAGCATTCGGTCCGGCGGACCCTCGAACGGCATGGCGCCGACGGGCACCTGGCAGAGGGCGACTGCGATGACAGCGCTTTTGTCAGCGGGCATTTCATGCGCATCAAAGAGCACCCGCGCACGCAATGGAACGACCTGTGGTTGCTGACGCAGGTCGATCACCATGGTCGACAACCGCAAGTGCTGGAAGAAACCGCCTCCGCCGGCCGGGATGAGTTCCAAGGCTACCGCAACGCCTTCCTCGCAACGCCGTGGGAGGTTTTCTTTCGTCCGCCGTTGCAGCACAAGAAGCCGTCCGTCAACGGTTTCCAGCCGGCGGTGGTGACGGGACCGGTGGACAGCGAGATCCATTGCGATGAGTTCGGGCGGGTCAAGGTGCAACTGGTCTGGGACCGTGACGGCGAGCGCGACGAGCATTCCAGTTGTTGGCTACGCGTGGCGACCGGTTGGGCGCACGATCGCTATGGCAGTGTGATGATCCCTCGGGTAGGGATGGAGGTCCTTGTCGGGTTCATGGACGGCGACGTCGACAAACCGTTGGTGGTGGGCTGCTTGCCAAACGGTGCCAACCCGGTGCCCCTCGACCTGCCGGCGGACAAGACTCGCAGTATCCTGCGCAGCCAGAGCAGCCCCGGCGGCGGTGGCTACAACGAATTGCGCATCGAAGACCGCAAGGGCGCCGAGGAAATCTACCTGCGGGCGCAGCGCAACTGGACCCAGCATGTGCTGCATGACCAGCGTGTGCAGGTCGATCATGAGCGCAGCATCGTTGTCAGTGGTTTGTCCCGGCACGAACTCAAGGGCGGCGAGCAGCGCACCACTGAAGGTCGACGCCAGGTTGAAGTTCGCCAGGACGATCACCTGATGGTGACCGGCGATCGGCACATCCGCGTCGCCAACCAGGCCCTCAACGCCGCCGGGGGATTCAGTGTCAGCGCTGGTCAGCAAGTCGTGCTGGAGGCGGGTGCCAGCGCGACCGTCCAGGCCGGCGGGCACTGGATCAACATCGGCCCGGGCGGAATCTTCAGCAGCGTGCCGATCCAGGTCGGCGGAGCGCCGATGGTCGCAACGAGCGCCGACCCCGTTGCGCCGGGTGCCCTGGAAAAACTCGCCGCGGCCCCAGCCCCGCGCCTCTCTCACGCCCAGATCCAAAGCTTGAAAAGCCCCGCACCGTTCTGCGAGGAGTGCGAGTGCTGCAAGGATGGCGCCTGCGACCTGTCGCCGCCCGGTGGGCAGTCCAAGCGCCAGGCCCCAGCGCCGGACTCGGCAAAAAGCGTAGAACCGGGTTTCCACATCGTCGAACGGGCCATGCCCCGCTCGGAACTGGAGCGGTGGTTGTTCATGGAGTCAGGTGTCTCGCTCCCGTCCAACTTCAACCGCTTGAATCCGCAACAAAGGGTCCACCTCGGTGGGCATCGGCGCAGCCATGTTCGGCCAGCACCTGGGCAGCTTGAAAAGCAACATGGTGGAGCTGGAACAACTGCACCAGCGCACCTTTGA
- a CDS encoding DUF2165 family protein — MTIRYTKIAMILALAAFAFLTVFNNVTDYSSNFNFVQHVLSMDTTFPDNAARYRTIDEPWMWHGAYWLIILGEAMTTVLLAYGALKLWRARRADGLAFNQAKGCAVVGLTVGFFVWFFGFMVVGGEWFLMWQSETWNGQDAAFRFYMALLGVLIFLNQPDTSDRQP, encoded by the coding sequence ATGACAATCCGCTACACGAAAATCGCAATGATCCTGGCACTTGCCGCTTTCGCCTTCCTGACTGTGTTCAACAATGTCACGGACTACAGCTCCAACTTCAATTTCGTCCAGCATGTGCTGAGCATGGACACCACCTTTCCCGACAATGCCGCCCGGTATCGCACCATCGACGAGCCCTGGATGTGGCACGGTGCTTATTGGCTGATCATCCTCGGCGAAGCGATGACCACGGTGTTGCTGGCCTACGGCGCGCTGAAACTCTGGCGGGCACGCAGGGCGGATGGCCTGGCTTTCAATCAAGCCAAGGGGTGCGCCGTCGTCGGGCTCACGGTGGGATTCTTCGTCTGGTTTTTCGGCTTCATGGTCGTCGGCGGCGAGTGGTTCCTGATGTGGCAATCCGAGACCTGGAATGGCCAGGATGCTGCGTTCAGGTTCTACATGGCGCTGTTGGGCGTGCTGATCTTTCTCAACCAACCCGATACCTCGGACCGTCAGCCATAA
- a CDS encoding 23S rRNA (adenine(2030)-N(6))-methyltransferase RlmJ: protein MNYRHAFHAGNHADVFKHLTLTRLIALMSRKEQPFAYLDTHAGIGLYDLQGDQANRTGEYLEGIARLWDQDDLPPLTADYMKVLHEMNPDGQLRYYPGSPELARRLTRSQDRVLLNEKHPEDGVLLKDNMKGDRRVAVHLGEGWHVPRALLPVAEKRALMLIDPPFEQLDEMQRCAASLKEAVGRMRQTVAAIWYPVKDQRMLRRFYQDLAGTGAPKLLRVELLVHPLATPNSLNGSGLAIANPPWGLEEELRELLPWLSKKLGQTQGGWQMDWLIAES, encoded by the coding sequence ATGAATTATCGCCACGCCTTCCACGCCGGCAATCACGCCGATGTGTTCAAACACCTGACCTTGACTCGCCTCATCGCCTTGATGTCGCGCAAGGAACAGCCCTTCGCCTATCTCGATACTCACGCGGGCATCGGGCTTTACGATTTGCAGGGCGACCAGGCCAATCGCACCGGTGAATACCTGGAAGGCATCGCGCGGTTATGGGATCAGGACGATCTGCCGCCCCTGACCGCCGATTACATGAAGGTGCTGCACGAGATGAACCCGGACGGCCAGTTGCGCTATTACCCGGGCTCACCGGAGCTGGCGCGGCGCCTGACCCGGTCGCAGGATCGGGTGTTGCTCAACGAGAAGCATCCGGAGGACGGCGTGCTGCTCAAGGACAACATGAAGGGTGATCGTCGCGTGGCGGTGCATCTGGGCGAAGGCTGGCACGTTCCTCGTGCGTTGCTGCCGGTGGCAGAGAAGCGCGCGCTGATGTTGATCGATCCGCCGTTTGAACAGCTGGATGAGATGCAGCGCTGCGCCGCCTCGCTCAAGGAGGCCGTCGGCCGGATGCGCCAGACGGTGGCGGCGATCTGGTATCCCGTGAAAGACCAACGCATGTTGCGTCGTTTCTATCAGGACCTGGCGGGCACAGGCGCGCCGAAGTTGTTGCGGGTGGAGTTGCTCGTGCATCCGTTGGCCACGCCCAACAGCCTGAACGGCTCCGGCCTGGCCATCGCCAACCCGCCATGGGGGCTTGAGGAAGAGTTGCGTGAGTTGCTGCCGTGGTTGTCGAAGAAGCTTGGGCAGACCCAGGGTGGCTGGCAGATGGATTGGTTGATCGCTGAAAGCTGA
- the msrA gene encoding peptide-methionine (S)-S-oxide reductase MsrA, with amino-acid sequence MVLRSEILVNKNVLPTPDQALPGRETPMAVPEKHFVHDAPLLGPFAMDVDFAIFGLGCFWGAERKFWQREGVVSTAVGYAGGFTPNPTYEEVCSGLTGHSEVVLVVYEPAKVSYEQLLKMFWELHNPTQGMRQGNDIGTQYRSVIYCTTPEQLEAAKNSKDVFQAELNKAGKGEITTEIDEAPTFYFAEAYHQQYLAKNPEGYCGIGGTGVTCPI; translated from the coding sequence ATGGTCTTGCGCTCGGAAATCCTGGTGAACAAAAACGTGCTCCCTACTCCCGATCAAGCTCTTCCCGGCCGTGAAACCCCGATGGCCGTGCCGGAAAAACACTTCGTCCACGACGCGCCGCTGCTGGGCCCGTTTGCCATGGACGTGGATTTCGCCATCTTCGGCCTCGGCTGCTTCTGGGGCGCGGAGCGCAAGTTCTGGCAACGTGAAGGCGTGGTCAGTACCGCAGTGGGTTATGCGGGCGGCTTTACGCCGAACCCGACGTATGAGGAGGTCTGCTCGGGCCTGACCGGCCACAGCGAAGTGGTGCTGGTGGTCTACGAGCCGGCGAAGGTCAGCTACGAGCAGCTTCTGAAAATGTTCTGGGAACTGCACAACCCGACCCAGGGCATGCGCCAGGGAAATGACATTGGCACCCAATATCGCTCGGTGATCTATTGCACCACGCCCGAGCAACTGGAAGCGGCGAAGAACAGCAAAGACGTGTTCCAGGCTGAGCTGAACAAGGCCGGTAAAGGCGAAATCACTACCGAAATCGACGAAGCGCCGACGTTCTACTTTGCCGAGGCGTATCACCAGCAATACCTGGCCAAGAACCCTGAGGGGTATTGCGGGATTGGCGGCACGGGCGTGACTTGCCCGATCTGA
- a CDS encoding putative bifunctional diguanylate cyclase/phosphodiesterase has product MKSQPDAASRMAAEVVTQLPVPSRLGMLRFERLNEASWALLFLDPNCERYFGLPAVELCSLVSSPYASLMEPEARYQLHDAIQQQLAQASHYLIRYTLHTAKGPMNLLETGEAYRQHNRHLLRGYLLVVDDLLQDEPSLPAVDLETQNSRLQIALELNQRAQQEQLQHLDRVRAQQDLILLLTRQRYSANNSLQEAAELITRSACDIYQIDCASIWNLEDGKLVPISAYNRASQDYFLPDVINANDFPNYMEALQTCRAIDAHNAMRDPRTREMAENLRARDVNAILDASIRIDGQVVGVLCLEQVGVTRAWQSDEIAFAGELADQFAQVINNHNRRTATSALHLFQRAVEQSANAFLLVNCDGVVEYVNPSFTAITQYTTEEVHGQRLSELPALENLSELLFDAPSALAQSNSWQGEFKSRRKNLEPYWGQLSISKVYGDNRELTHYIGIYEDITQTKLAQQRIERLAYTDNLTNLGNRPAFIRNLDERFARDSDSPISLLLVDIDNFKRINDSLGHQTGDKLLISLARRLRNSLSPSGSLARFASNEFAVLLDDTDLEAGQQIASQLLMTLDKPMFVDNQLISVTGSVGLACAPLHGRDPQTLMRNAGLALHKAKANGKHQVQVFTEALNAEASYKLFVENNLRRALTQNELDVFYQPKLCLRSGRLLGMEALLRWNHPEKGMIRPDQFISVAEETGLIIPIGKWIARQACRMSKQLTAAGLGNLQVAINLSPKQFSDPDLVASIASILKEEQLPARLLELELTEGLLLEATEDTHLQLDQLKRLGLTLAMDDFGTGYSSLSYLKKFPIDIIKIDRSFIHEIPDNQDDMEITSAVIAMAHNLKLKVVAEGIETAQQLAFLRRHRCDVGQGYLFDRPIPGTELIEKLKRYPRGPLV; this is encoded by the coding sequence ATGAAAAGCCAACCCGATGCCGCCAGCCGTATGGCGGCCGAGGTAGTGACGCAGTTACCGGTGCCCTCGCGGCTCGGTATGCTGCGTTTCGAACGGCTGAATGAAGCAAGCTGGGCGCTGCTGTTCCTCGACCCCAACTGCGAACGCTACTTCGGCTTGCCGGCCGTGGAACTGTGCTCACTGGTCAGTTCGCCATACGCCAGCCTGATGGAGCCGGAAGCGCGCTATCAGTTGCATGACGCAATCCAGCAGCAACTGGCCCAGGCGTCCCACTACCTGATCCGCTATACGCTGCACACCGCCAAGGGGCCGATGAACCTGCTGGAGACCGGTGAGGCCTACAGGCAGCACAATCGTCACCTGCTGCGCGGTTATCTGTTGGTCGTCGACGACCTGCTGCAAGACGAGCCGTCCTTGCCGGCCGTCGATCTGGAAACCCAGAACTCACGACTGCAGATTGCCCTGGAACTGAACCAGCGCGCCCAGCAGGAACAGCTCCAGCACCTGGACCGGGTCCGCGCCCAACAAGACTTGATCCTGCTGCTGACCCGCCAGCGCTACAGCGCCAACAACTCGCTGCAAGAGGCCGCCGAGCTGATTACCCGCAGCGCCTGCGATATCTACCAGATCGACTGCGCAAGCATCTGGAACCTGGAAGACGGCAAACTGGTGCCGATCTCGGCCTATAACCGCGCCTCCCAGGACTACTTCCTTCCGGATGTCATCAACGCCAACGACTTTCCAAATTACATGGAGGCACTGCAGACCTGCCGAGCCATCGATGCGCACAATGCGATGCGCGACCCGCGCACCCGGGAAATGGCCGAGAACCTGCGGGCCCGCGACGTCAACGCCATTCTCGACGCCAGCATCCGGATCGATGGCCAGGTGGTCGGCGTCCTATGCCTGGAACAAGTGGGCGTCACCCGCGCCTGGCAGTCGGACGAAATCGCCTTCGCCGGCGAACTGGCAGACCAATTCGCCCAGGTCATCAACAACCACAACCGCCGCACCGCCACCAGCGCCCTGCATCTGTTCCAGCGCGCCGTGGAACAGAGCGCCAATGCGTTCCTGCTGGTCAACTGCGACGGCGTGGTGGAATACGTCAACCCGAGCTTCACCGCCATCACCCAGTACACCACCGAGGAGGTCCACGGCCAACGGCTGTCCGAGCTGCCAGCCTTGGAGAATCTCAGCGAGCTGCTGTTCGATGCGCCCTCAGCCCTGGCCCAGAGCAATAGCTGGCAGGGCGAATTCAAGAGTCGGCGCAAGAACCTCGAACCCTACTGGGGCCAGCTGTCGATTTCCAAGGTCTATGGCGACAACCGCGAACTGACGCACTACATCGGCATCTACGAAGACATCACCCAGACCAAACTGGCCCAGCAGCGCATCGAGCGCCTGGCCTATACCGACAACCTGACCAACCTGGGCAACCGACCGGCGTTCATTCGCAACCTCGATGAACGCTTCGCCCGGGACAGCGACTCGCCCATCAGCCTGCTGCTGGTGGACATCGACAACTTCAAGCGCATCAACGACAGCCTCGGCCACCAGACCGGCGACAAACTGCTGATCAGCCTGGCCCGGCGCCTGCGCAACAGCCTGAGCCCCAGCGGCAGCCTGGCGCGCTTCGCCAGTAACGAATTCGCGGTACTGCTGGACGACACCGACCTCGAGGCCGGGCAACAGATCGCCAGCCAGTTGCTGATGACACTCGATAAGCCGATGTTCGTCGATAACCAATTGATCAGCGTGACCGGCTCCGTGGGCCTGGCCTGCGCGCCGCTGCACGGTCGCGACCCGCAGACGCTGATGCGCAACGCCGGCCTCGCCCTGCACAAGGCCAAGGCCAACGGCAAGCATCAGGTCCAGGTGTTCACCGAGGCCCTGAACGCCGAGGCCAGTTACAAGCTGTTCGTGGAAAACAACCTGCGCCGGGCCCTGACTCAGAATGAACTGGATGTCTTCTACCAGCCCAAGCTCTGCCTGCGCAGCGGTCGCCTGCTGGGCATGGAGGCGCTGCTGCGCTGGAACCACCCAGAGAAGGGCATGATCCGCCCGGACCAGTTCATCAGCGTGGCCGAAGAAACCGGCCTGATCATCCCCATCGGCAAATGGATCGCCCGCCAGGCCTGCCGTATGAGCAAACAGCTGACCGCCGCCGGCCTGGGCAACCTGCAAGTGGCGATCAACTTGTCACCCAAGCAGTTTTCCGATCCGGACCTGGTGGCCTCGATTGCCAGCATCCTCAAGGAAGAACAATTGCCCGCGCGGTTGCTGGAGCTGGAACTGACCGAAGGCCTGCTGCTCGAAGCGACCGAAGACACCCACCTGCAGCTCGACCAGCTCAAGCGCCTGGGCCTGACCCTGGCGATGGATGACTTCGGCACCGGTTATTCGTCCTTGAGCTATCTGAAGAAATTCCCGATCGACATCATCAAGATCGATCGCAGCTTCATCCATGAGATCCCGGACAACCAGGACGACATGGAAATCACCTCCGCGGTGATCGCCATGGCCCACAACCTGAAACTCAAGGTCGTGGCCGAAGGCATCGAAACCGCCCAGCAGCTCGCCTTCCTGCGCCGCCATCGCTGCGACGTCGGCCAAGGCTACCTCTTCGACCGGCCGATCCCCGGCACAGAGCTTATCGAGAAGCTCAAGCGCTACCCGCGCGGCCCGCTGGTCTGA
- a CDS encoding DUF6124 family protein, which translates to MSKPTPNPPKDHISRTQSTNAKKLDEAATRALDYYLKPKAEKKMSNTPDTLFVIAPDIDAECLLANLSETLASANAMVSDLAFDLDGSRRHIALGVQQMIELSQLLANRALDVVDPR; encoded by the coding sequence ATGTCCAAGCCAACGCCGAATCCCCCGAAAGACCACATTTCCCGCACTCAATCGACCAACGCCAAGAAACTCGACGAAGCCGCCACCCGCGCCCTGGACTATTACCTGAAGCCAAAAGCTGAGAAAAAAATGTCCAACACCCCTGATACCCTTTTCGTCATCGCCCCTGACATCGACGCCGAATGCCTGCTCGCCAACCTCAGCGAAACCCTGGCCTCGGCCAACGCCATGGTCAGCGACCTGGCCTTCGACCTGGACGGTTCCCGACGACATATCGCGCTGGGGGTGCAACAGATGATCGAGTTGAGCCAGTTGCTGGCGAACCGGGCATTGGATGTGGTTGACCCGAGATAG
- the aceF gene encoding dihydrolipoyllysine-residue acetyltransferase translates to MSELIRVPDIGSGEGEVIELFVKVGDRIEADQSILTLESDKASMEVPAPKAGVIKSLKVKLGDRLKEGDELLELEVEGAAAAPEAAAPAAAPAAAEKPAAAPAAEAAPAPAAAPAAATVQDIHVPDIGSSGKAKIIEVLVKAGDTVEADQSLITLESDKASMEIPSPAAGVVESVEVKLEDEVGTGDLILKLKVAGASAPAAPAQAAAPAAKAEAAPAPAAAPAAKAEAAPAPAPVAAAPAPSGAKVHAGPAVRQLAREFGVELSAVGPSGPHGRVLKEDVQAYVKAMMQKAKNAPAEGATGGAGIPPIPAVDFSRFGETEEVAMTRLMQIGASSLHRSWLNIPHVTQFDQADITELEAFRVAQKAVAEKAGVKLTVLPLLLKACAHLLKELPDFNASLAPSGKAVIRKKYVHIGFAVDTPEGLLVPVIRNVDQKSLLQLAAEAAALAEKARSKKLTADDMQGACFTISSLGHIGGTGFTPIVNAPEVAILGVSKATIQPVWDGKAFQPKLMLPLSLSYDHRVINGAAAARFTKRLSDLLGDIRTILL, encoded by the coding sequence GTGAGCGAACTCATTCGCGTACCTGACATCGGCAGCGGTGAAGGTGAAGTAATTGAACTGTTTGTGAAGGTCGGCGACCGTATCGAAGCCGACCAGAGCATCCTGACGCTTGAGTCGGACAAGGCCAGCATGGAAGTGCCTGCGCCGAAGGCCGGTGTGATCAAGAGCCTGAAAGTGAAGCTGGGCGATCGCCTGAAAGAAGGCGACGAACTGCTGGAGCTGGAAGTCGAGGGCGCCGCTGCGGCGCCTGAAGCGGCCGCCCCTGCTGCTGCCCCGGCAGCGGCTGAAAAGCCTGCCGCCGCGCCGGCTGCCGAAGCGGCTCCCGCTCCAGCCGCCGCGCCTGCCGCTGCCACGGTCCAGGACATTCACGTCCCGGACATCGGTTCGTCGGGCAAGGCCAAGATCATCGAAGTCCTGGTCAAGGCCGGCGACACCGTCGAAGCCGACCAGTCGCTGATCACCCTGGAATCCGACAAGGCCAGCATGGAAATCCCTTCGCCAGCCGCCGGCGTGGTGGAAAGCGTCGAGGTCAAGCTGGAAGACGAAGTCGGCACTGGCGACCTGATCCTGAAGCTGAAAGTAGCGGGTGCCTCGGCACCTGCCGCACCAGCCCAGGCCGCTGCGCCGGCCGCCAAGGCTGAAGCAGCACCAGCGCCAGCCGCCGCGCCTGCGGCCAAGGCCGAAGCAGCGCCTGCGCCTGCCCCTGTCGCCGCCGCGCCTGCGCCTAGCGGTGCCAAGGTGCACGCCGGCCCTGCGGTGCGTCAGCTGGCCCGTGAATTCGGTGTCGAGTTGTCGGCCGTCGGCCCAAGCGGTCCTCACGGTCGCGTGCTGAAGGAAGACGTGCAGGCCTACGTCAAGGCCATGATGCAGAAGGCCAAGAACGCTCCAGCCGAAGGCGCCACCGGCGGCGCGGGCATCCCGCCGATCCCGGCGGTGGACTTCAGCCGCTTCGGCGAAACCGAAGAAGTGGCCATGACTCGCCTGATGCAGATCGGCGCGTCGAGCCTGCATCGCAGCTGGCTGAACATCCCGCACGTGACTCAGTTCGACCAGGCTGACATCACCGAGCTGGAAGCTTTCCGCGTCGCGCAGAAAGCCGTGGCGGAAAAGGCCGGCGTCAAGCTGACCGTACTGCCGCTGCTGCTCAAGGCCTGTGCGCACCTGCTCAAGGAACTGCCGGACTTCAACGCCTCCCTGGCCCCAAGCGGCAAGGCGGTGATCCGCAAGAAATACGTGCACATCGGCTTTGCCGTCGACACCCCGGAAGGCCTGCTGGTACCGGTCATCCGCAACGTCGACCAGAAGAGCCTGCTGCAACTGGCTGCCGAAGCCGCTGCCCTGGCCGAAAAAGCCCGGAGCAAGAAGCTCACCGCCGACGACATGCAGGGCGCCTGCTTCACCATCTCCAGCCTCGGCCACATTGGCGGCACCGGCTTCACGCCGATCGTCAACGCGCCGGAAGTGGCGATCCTGGGCGTTTCCAAGGCAACTATCCAGCCAGTCTGGGACGGCAAGGCCTTCCAGCCGAAGCTGATGCTGCCACTGTCGCTGTCCTACGATCACCGTGTGATCAACGGCGCCGCCGCCGCGCGCTTCACCAAGCGCTTGAGCGACTTGCTGGGCGATATCCGTACCATCCTGCTGTAA
- a CDS encoding alkaline phosphatase D family protein yields the protein MLKPTVGPLLGHTTTDHARVFLRGDKDNNNPVFAGIRYRRKGDIAWSRGKFVRLFSYRDFSAVIVLKGLQSNTAYEYQAGWKSTLSPAHTVETILELPLQWPKDVYQLRTPPDKSDAARSYIVGSCRYLRITAGVPSRPALGDRTFAGINRIVEQADPPISAVLMTGDQVYLDDLNIIAPDRSHKDMLFKYRTAFSQPHIKKLMSSVPTYMMLDDHEIEDNWPTNRNKNDESLYANALDAYETYQASHSPAHELLSDGTLSQALPRYWYLFAHGDIEWFVTDSRTRRNLSMEDRRILDAEQEQSLLDWLINSTARVKFVVTSVMFYPDRRLNGGDAWQTFPAQRLRLLEAIRSHRIKNVIFVSGDVHGSLTSLLAHSQDPDFQVHTIVSSPFCNSKLLPYAKASTFIFGKPMARAPSGEYQYELTSKVISQDNFAQLKVTAQSVQVTFHDRDGAPLEVVDIPLR from the coding sequence ATGTTAAAGCCTACTGTCGGCCCTCTTCTTGGCCATACAACAACCGATCACGCGCGTGTATTTCTACGAGGCGATAAAGACAATAACAATCCCGTCTTCGCCGGCATTCGCTACAGGCGAAAAGGCGACATCGCCTGGTCAAGAGGAAAGTTTGTCCGACTGTTTTCCTACCGCGACTTTTCCGCCGTCATCGTATTGAAAGGTCTCCAGTCCAATACCGCTTATGAATACCAGGCCGGCTGGAAATCCACCTTGAGCCCGGCCCATACCGTCGAAACCATCCTGGAATTACCATTGCAATGGCCCAAGGACGTTTATCAACTGCGCACACCACCCGACAAGAGCGACGCAGCGCGCAGCTATATCGTCGGCTCTTGCCGATACCTTCGGATCACCGCTGGCGTCCCATCGCGACCAGCGCTGGGGGACCGCACGTTCGCCGGCATCAACCGAATCGTCGAACAGGCCGATCCGCCAATCAGCGCCGTGCTGATGACCGGAGACCAGGTTTATCTCGACGACTTGAACATCATTGCCCCGGACCGCAGCCACAAGGACATGTTATTCAAATACCGCACGGCGTTTTCCCAACCCCACATAAAGAAGTTGATGTCCAGCGTTCCCACTTACATGATGCTCGACGATCATGAAATAGAAGACAACTGGCCGACCAACAGAAACAAGAACGATGAATCACTTTATGCAAATGCCCTGGACGCCTATGAGACTTATCAAGCCAGCCATAGCCCGGCCCATGAACTTTTAAGCGACGGCACGCTAAGCCAAGCCCTGCCCCGTTATTGGTATTTATTTGCCCACGGCGATATCGAATGGTTCGTGACCGACAGTCGGACTCGCCGCAACCTGTCGATGGAAGACCGGCGCATCCTGGATGCCGAACAGGAACAATCGCTGCTCGACTGGCTGATCAACAGCACCGCCCGCGTCAAGTTCGTCGTCACCAGCGTCATGTTCTACCCCGACCGTCGACTCAATGGCGGGGACGCCTGGCAGACCTTTCCGGCGCAGCGCCTGCGACTGCTGGAGGCCATCCGCAGCCATCGAATCAAGAACGTGATTTTCGTGTCTGGTGACGTGCATGGCTCCCTGACGAGCCTGTTGGCGCATAGCCAGGATCCTGACTTCCAGGTTCATACCATCGTTTCGTCGCCGTTTTGCAACAGCAAGCTGCTGCCCTACGCCAAGGCCTCGACTTTTATTTTTGGTAAACCCATGGCCCGGGCTCCAAGCGGTGAGTACCAATATGAACTGACCAGCAAGGTGATCAGCCAGGACAACTTCGCTCAGCTGAAAGTCACGGCCCAGAGCGTTCAGGTAACGTTTCATGACCGTGACGGCGCTCCGTTGGAGGTCGTCGATATACCGCTGCGCTGA